In Xyrauchen texanus isolate HMW12.3.18 chromosome 14, RBS_HiC_50CHRs, whole genome shotgun sequence, the following are encoded in one genomic region:
- the atp5mc3a gene encoding ATP synthase membrane subunit c locus 3a — translation MFTCAKFVSTPALVRASSRALYRPISAAILSRPEVKPEVSAAVLPQSPITQLALRSFQTSVVSRDIDTAAKFIGAGAATVGVAGSGAGIGTVFGSLIIGYARNPSLKQQLFSYAILGFALSEAMGLFCLMVAFLILFAM, via the exons gtgCGTGCAAGCTCCCGTGCCCTATACAGACCAATTTCTGCTGCTATACTGTCCAGACCAGAGGTCAAACCAGAG GTCAGTGCTGCTGTCCTGCCTCAGTCACCCATCACTCAGTTGGCCCTCAGAAGCTTCCAGACCAGTGTTGTGAGCCGCGACATCGACACTGCTGCCAAGTTCATCGGTGCTGGAGCTGCCACCGTGGGAGTGGCTGGATCCGGTGCTGGAATCGGAACTGTGTTCGGTAGCCTCATCATCGGTTATGCCAG GAACCCATCTCTAAAGCAGCAGCTCTTCTCTTATGCCATCCTGGGCTTCGCTCTGTCTGAAGCTATGGGGCTCTTCTGTTTGATGGTTGCTTTCTTGATCCTGTTCGCCATGTAA